Proteins encoded in a region of the Paenibacillus wynnii genome:
- the uxuA gene encoding mannonate dehydratase produces MNMTWRWYGEGNDNITLDHIRQIPGVMGIVWSLHDKMAGEVWEMERIQEVADQITSKGFSTAVVESVNVHDDIKIGLPSRDKYIDIYIDTIRKLSKVGVKVICYNFMPVFDWTRTELYKELPDGSNALFFEKAAITDNPREMVDRILKGAGQFTMPGWEPERLAKLDELFAAYADVTEEKLFENLKYFLERIIPVCEEVDIKMAIHPDDPAWPIFGLPRIIRSRDTIRRFLDMVDSPYNGLTFCTGSLGTNPENDLPAMIREFHDRIYFAHIRNVKVYENGDFIEVSHRGRDGSVDVAEVVKAYHENGFTGYVRPDHGRHLWGEEKNCRPGYGLYDRAMGIMYLLGVWDSLDNAKEAK; encoded by the coding sequence ATGAACATGACGTGGAGATGGTATGGGGAAGGAAATGACAACATCACTCTGGATCATATTCGGCAAATTCCGGGTGTTATGGGTATCGTCTGGTCTTTGCATGATAAAATGGCCGGCGAGGTATGGGAGATGGAACGTATTCAGGAAGTGGCGGATCAAATCACCAGCAAAGGCTTCAGCACAGCGGTAGTAGAGAGCGTAAACGTTCATGATGATATCAAAATCGGCTTGCCGAGCCGCGATAAATATATCGATATTTATATTGATACGATCCGCAAACTGTCCAAAGTAGGCGTTAAAGTCATTTGCTATAATTTCATGCCGGTATTCGACTGGACACGTACGGAGCTCTATAAGGAACTTCCCGATGGCTCGAATGCCCTCTTTTTTGAAAAGGCTGCCATTACTGACAATCCACGAGAAATGGTGGATCGGATTCTGAAAGGTGCCGGACAGTTCACGATGCCGGGTTGGGAGCCGGAACGGTTGGCAAAGCTGGATGAACTATTCGCGGCCTACGCGGATGTTACGGAAGAGAAGCTATTTGAGAACCTGAAATACTTTTTGGAGCGGATTATTCCGGTGTGTGAAGAAGTGGACATTAAAATGGCTATTCACCCTGACGATCCGGCCTGGCCGATCTTTGGTTTGCCGCGCATTATTCGCAGCCGTGATACGATCCGACGCTTCCTAGATATGGTCGATAGCCCGTATAACGGTCTGACCTTCTGTACGGGATCGCTTGGAACGAATCCGGAGAATGATCTACCTGCGATGATCCGCGAGTTCCATGACCGTATTTATTTTGCCCATATCCGTAATGTGAAGGTGTATGAGAACGGTGACTTCATTGAGGTGTCCCACCGCGGACGAGATGGTAGCGTGGATGTGGCGGAAGTTGTTAAAGCCTATCATGAGAATGGATTTACCGGTTATGTGCGTCCGGACCACGGCCGGCATTTATGGGGTGAGGAAAAGAACTGTCGTCCAGGCTACGGCTTGTATGACAGAGCCATGGGAATTATGTATTTGCTAGGCGTGTGGGACAGCCTTGATAATGCTAAGGAGGCGAAGTAA